A DNA window from Purpureocillium takamizusanense chromosome 9, complete sequence contains the following coding sequences:
- a CDS encoding uncharacterized protein (TransMembrane:12 (i56-74o94-113i125-146o152-171i183-209o215-236i287-313o325-344i370-389o395-416i428-451o463-483i)~COG:E~EggNog:ENOG503NUV5), which translates to MANHRTWRLVFTLRPITKEARECSYEGSGSADSPYLVQWAADDPHDPRRFSHSYKWVFVIILSLATLSVALASSAYTGGVSQLIDEYRVSSTTAYLGVSLFVVCFAFGPLLWASASEIFGRQPTFFVSFGAFTVANIGAAGSRSFVGLLVCRFLAGAFGSSSLVHTGAVLADLFDVEDRAAPLGVFTASLFFGPTLGPITGSFLGMAYGWRGIEWFLAIMSGSLWLLGSLTIPETYSPVLLRRRAHALSVLNGMVYRSKAEKPDTSYATIVKTACVRPWLLLIVEPVVFLLSAYLAIEYGILYLLFAAFPIVYRDERGWSPGVATLPFLAVLVGMLLGVAYCTVYDRRRARKQQQRRDGAERAFVPEQRLQPATVGAVAIPVGLFVFAWTNAPEIHFMPSAIGAAFFGFGLVNIFISTSSYLIDSYSVFAASSLAAASVLRSILGAVFPLFTPAMYEALGIHWASSIPAFFSLACIPIPFLLVRYGPWLRSRCKYMVLAAETAAQLR; encoded by the coding sequence ATGGCAAACCATCGCACCTGGCGGTTGGTGTTCACCTTGCGGCCCATCACCAAAGAGGCTCGCGAGTGTTCGTACGAGGGATCGGGCTCTGCCGACTCCCCGTACCTGGTGCAATgggccgccgacgatccGCACGACCCGCGGCGGTTCTCCCACAGCTACAAATGGGTgttcgtcatcatcctctcGCTCGCGACTCTGTCCGTGGCCCTCGCATCGTCAGCGTacaccggcggcgtctcgcagCTGATAGACGAGTACCGCGTCTCGTCCACGACGGCCTACCTCGGCGTCTCTCTGTTCGTCGTCTGCTTCGCCTTTGGGCCTCTGCtgtgggcgtcggcgagcgaAATCTTTGGCCGGCAGCCGACCTTCTTCGTCTCCTTTGGCGCGTTTACCGTGGCCAACattggcgcggcgggctcgcgcaGCTTTGTGGGCCTTCTCGTCTGTCGCTTCCTGGCCGGTGCGTTtggctcctcgtcgctcgtgcACACCGGGGCGGTGCTCGCGGACCTGTTCGACGTGGAGGatcgcgccgcgcccctgGGCGTCTTCACCGCGTCGCTGTTCTTTGGCCCGACCCTGGGGCCCATCACCGGGAGCTTCCTCGGGATGGCCTACGGCTGGAGGGGCATTGAGTGgttcctcgccatcatgtccgGCTCGCTGTGGCTCCTGGGCAGCCTCACCATTCCGGAGACCTACTCCCCCGTGCTCCTTCGTAGACGGGCGCACGCCTTGTCGGTGCTCAACGGGATGGTGTACCGGAGCAAGGCCGAGAAGCCGGACACGTCCTACGCCACCATTGTCAAGACGGCCTGTGTGCGTCCATGGCTTCTCCTCATCGTGGAGCCCGTCGTCTTTCTCCTCTCGGCATATCTCGCCATCGAATACGGCATCCTGTACCTGCTGTTCGCCGCGTTCCCCATCGTGTatcgcgacgagcgcgggTGGTCTCCCGGTGTCGCGACTCTGCCGTTCCTAGCCGTGCTGGTCGGGATGCTGCTTGGCGTCGCGTACTGCACCGTGTACGACAGACGACGCGCCAggaaacaacaacaacggaGAGATGGTGCCGAGCGGGCGTTCGTGCCGGAGCAGAGGCTGCAGCCCGCGACGGTGGGTGCCGTGGCCATCCCGGTAGGCCTGTTCGTCTTCGCGTGGACCAACGCGCCCGAGATTCACTTCATGCCcagcgccatcggcgccgccttttTCGGCTTCGGGCTCGTCAACATCttcatcagcaccagcagctaCCTCATCGACAGCTACTCCGTCTTTGCGGCGTCGAGCCTGGCGGCCGCGTCCGTGCTGCGATCGATCCTAGGGGCCGTGTTTCCTCTGTTCACGCCAGCCATGTACGAAGCGCTGGGGATACACTGGGCCTCGTCGATCCCGGCCTTTTTCTCGCTGGCGTGCATCCCAATTCCCTTTCTCCTCGTGCGCTACGGGCCGTGGCTGCGGTCGCGGTGCAAGTACATGGTCCtcgcggcggagacggcggcgcagttGCGATAG